ATACTTCTAACTTCTTTTTCCATCTCAACACTTCCCTTCAAGCTAGGAGGTGCAAAAATGTTTAAAACTCCTAGCTTGGATAGAAGGTGCTCATGTTGAGCTCTGGGCAGTCCCTTTGTCAACAAATTAGCTGGTTGTTCTTGGGTTGACAGGTAGTCGATTTTGATCATGCCTTGTTGCAACCTCTCTCTAATAAAGTGACAATCTATCTCGATATATTTTGTTCTTTCGTGATACACAGGATTAGCAGCAATTTGAATAGCTGCTTTGCTGTCACTATATACCTGCACTGGTACCTTCATTTCAGCATCAACTTCTTTTAACATTCCCAGCAGCCACACAAGTTCTGAAACAGTAGATGTCATGCTTCTATATTCAGCTTCAGCTGAACTTCTGGACACTGTGGTTTGTTTCTTGGCTTTCCATGATATCAGAGATTTTTCCATCTTGATCAAGTAGCCTGTGACTGATTTCCTGGTAAGTGCACAGGCTATCCAATCTGCATCACAGAATGTTGTGATTTGATTAACTAATTTACTTGACAATAGTATACCTTATCCAGGTTGTCTTTTCAAATACTTGACTACTCTTAGGGCTGCATTCATGTGGGATTTCTTTGGCTGGTTCAGGAACTGACTTAATGTTTGGGTACTGAAGGTTATATCTGTCCTTGTCATGTTGAGGTATAGAAGTTTACCTATGAGTTTTTGATAGGCTATCTGTTCTATCAGAGGATCCTGTGACTCTTCCTGCTTTTGGTTTACATGCTCATCATAGAGCTTTGATGTAAGCTTGATGTTGGCATCTATAGGTGTTCATGGTGTCTTGGCTGCAGTCATCCCTACTTCTGTTATCAGATCAAGAGTATACTTTCTCTGATGCATAAGTATTCCTGCTTtggatcttgaaaattcaatccCCAAGAAGTATTTGAGCTCCCCTAAGTCCTTCATCTTGAATGCACTTTGTAGAGCTTTCTTTGTCTCTTCTATCAACTTTAGGCTGCTGCCTGTGACCAAcatgtcatctacatatacaaTCATAATTACAATACCTTTTGCTGACTTGTTGATGAACAAAGAGTAATCATATTGGCTTTGTTTAAACTTGAGAGATGTAAGAGACTCAGTAAGTTTGTGGTTCCACTGCCTTGGAGCTTGTTTGAGCCCATAAAGGGACTTTGTTAGTCTACATACCTTCTTCCCTTGACTGACAAATCTCTGAGGTAGCTGTATATATATCTCATTATCTAGGTCTCCATGTAGGAAGGCATTGaagacatccatttgatgaatgtgCCAATTCTTGGATGCTGCAGTGGAAAGAATGGCCCTGACAGTTATCATCTTCACAATAGGGGAAGAGGTTTCTTTGTAATCAATTCCCTCTTGTTGACTGTATCTTTTTGCTACTAGTCTTGTTTTGTACCTCTCTATTTCACCTGTGGATTTGTATTTAACTTTGTAGATTCATCTGCAACCAATGGGCTTCTTCCCTGCAGGTAAGGAAGTAATTACCCAGGTATTATTACATTCTAGTGCTTAAATCTCTGTCTTCATAGCTTTAATCCATCTGGGATGTTTGACAGTTTCAGCATAGCTGGTAAGTTCTATCACAGAAGATGCAGCTGCAATAAAGTTCTGATGAGAAGGTGAGAGGTGAGAGTAGCTTACATAGTTGGACAGAGGATATTGGACATCCTGTTTAACATTTAAGGAGACAAAATCCTTCATCCATGTGGGAGGATGTTTAGACCTGGTAGATCTTCTAGTGATAGTTGGATCAGACACATCAGACTCAATTACATCAGTGTGTGGTTGTGTATGCACACAGCCTTGCTCATCACCACCTGGATGCACACATGTAGCCTCTTCTGATAATACAGATGGAGAAGTACCTGAGACTATGAATGGAGACAGATGATGAAGTTGTGGAGCTGTCTCACCTAGGTCTTGCAGGTTATCCACAAACAGATGCTGTGTTGCATAACCATCATCCTTGGCAAATAGGAATATGTCTTCTCTAAAGGAAACATTCCTGTTAACAAAGAATGTGTTATTGTGCAGGTCAAACAGAATATAGCCTTTCTGCACTTCAGAGTATCCCATGTGCACAGTTGATCTTGATCTAGGCTTGAGTTTGTCATGTTTAGTGAGGTTCTTGGCTAGGGCTAGACAGCCAATTGTTCTCAAATGAGATATGTCTGGTTTTCTGCCATACAATCTTTCATAAGGAGTATGGAACTCAAGTACACTACTAGGAAGTCTGTTAATTAGGTAGGCAGCAGCTAGTACACAGTGATCCCAATACCTGATAGGTATTTTAGCTTGAAATCTGAGTGCTCTGGTTACTTTTAGCAGGTGTCTATGTTTTCTCTCAGCCACACCATTTTGCTGAGGAGTGTATGGACAAGATCTTTGATGTATAATACCCAGTGCTTTGaacatatcatcacatactgaGTTAACAAACTCAGTACCATTATCAGACCTTAGGACCTTGACCACCTTGCCAAACTGATTTTTAGTATACTGCAGGAAAAATTTAAGAGACACAGACATCTGATTTGTGTTTAAGTAAGAATAACCaagtcattcttgaaaaatcatcaacaatTGTAAGAAACTACTTGTTTCCATCAAAGGTAGCTGTATTATAAGGTCCCCAAAGGTCAACATGTATCAAATCAAAGCAGCTACTGCTTTTGATGATGCTAGAAGGAAATACAGGTCTAGTTTATTTTGCAAATGGACACACTAAGCATTCTGACACCTTACACTTACTAACTTTATTCATAGTGAACATCTTGGACAGTACAATTGAAGATACATGTCCTAGCCTTTTATGCCATAGCTCCATATCTGATTCCTTGTCTGTTGGATGAACAGCATCAACATAGCAGGCAAAATCCTTAGTCTTACTTGCATTATCTTGAGTTAATTGACTCCATAGCAGATACAAGCCTCCCTCTTCTCTACCAACTTCCTTCACCTTCCCAGTGTAAAGCTCCTAGAAAACACAGAAATTAGGGAAGAAGGAGActaaatagcctaattccttgGTTATTTTGCTAACAGACATTAAGTTATACTTGAACTCTGGAATATGGAATACATTTGCGATCAGACTTCTAGATGGTAGACTACAAGAACCAACATGAGTTACTTGAGTGGTACCACCATTTGGTAAACACACATCCTTAGGAGTGTCAAACTTATGTACAGACTCCTTTAGCAGCATCTCCAGCTTAGACACCATATGGTTTGTTGCACCTGTATCCACAATTCACACATCACTATTTTC
The sequence above is a segment of the Solanum dulcamara chromosome 11, daSolDulc1.2, whole genome shotgun sequence genome. Coding sequences within it:
- the LOC129872729 gene encoding uncharacterized protein LOC129872729, with protein sequence MTSEATGLAQRVDIPSSASSARNNRQGIDYNHPLFLSPTDVSGISIISFQLQERFDRVDGSRTYSLHKEIATLQQGTTSVSAYYTKLKALWDEFEVWVPSPCCNCDKSRGFVAHMNRQKLYQFLMGLNDMYHQARSQILMIDHLPNINQAYAMIVGDESQKDVVTSINNLGLYASNSESVAMYSRVGNSSGIGNRFKKNTSLICEFCKCRGHTKESCYKVVGYPPDFKSKRRVQSANMVHTDTNSLTSQSQQSGQANFSYGLNTNVSDETLWGRSSTVQHTADKLTTTTPNKAAEKEVKQLLQGCTFTNDQYEQILMMMNQQSYPRANAPECNKANNAGATNHMVSKLEMLLKESVHKFDTPKDVCLPNGGTTQELYTGKVKEVGREEGGLYLLWSQLTQDNASKTKDFACYVDAVHPTDKESDMELWHKRLGHYTKNQFGKVVKVLRSDNGTEFVNSVCDDMFKALGIIHQRSCPYTPQQNGVAERKHRHLLKVTRALRFQAKIPIRYWDHCVLAAAYLINRLPSSVLEFHTPYERLYGRKPDISHLRTIGCLALAKNLTKHDKLKPRSRSTVHMGYSEVQKGYILFDLHNNTFFVNRNVSFREDIFLFAKDDGYATQHLFVDNLQDLGETAPQLHHLSPFIVSGTSPSVLSEEATCVHPGGDEQGCVHTQPHTDVIESDVSDPTITRRSTRSKHPPTWMKDFVSLNVKQDVQYPLSNYVSYSHLSPSHQNFIAAASSVIELTSYAETVKHPRWIKAMKTEI